A stretch of Thermococcus bergensis DNA encodes these proteins:
- a CDS encoding GTP-binding protein, whose amino-acid sequence MKKIKLGHNYYYVLTIDELKSGNFRGKNVVIEGVIEDKPKIEFLPMELPSYRATFHISGLKIEFSGTPNIGRGETVKVYGRFLGDGIIAKAIETERILYVTEE is encoded by the coding sequence GTGAAGAAAATCAAGCTCGGTCACAACTACTATTACGTTCTCACAATTGACGAGCTCAAAAGCGGCAACTTCAGAGGAAAAAATGTAGTAATAGAAGGGGTTATAGAGGACAAGCCAAAAATAGAGTTCCTGCCTATGGAACTGCCCAGCTACAGGGCAACTTTTCACATTTCTGGCTTAAAAATAGAATTCTCCGGAACTCCCAACATAGGCAGGGGAGAGACCGTTAAAGTTTATGGAAGGTTCCTGGGAGATGGGATAATAGCTAAAGCCATTGAAACAGAAAGAATCCTCTATGTGACGGAGGAATGA
- a CDS encoding HD domain-containing protein — protein MLNLFVEAGKLKKLPRMGWLLRGVQNPESVAEHAFRVAFITLFLGDELKKRGVEINVEKALKIALLHDLAEARITDLPLEAQKYVDKKKAERKAMMDILGVERVEYFKLFQEYEEETSPEGRLVKFADKLEMVLQAWEYKKAGSKGLDEFWGALKYLKRSEFYPYFKELVDELEKLR, from the coding sequence ATGCTAAACCTCTTTGTGGAGGCTGGGAAGCTAAAAAAGCTTCCAAGAATGGGGTGGCTGCTCAGAGGAGTTCAAAATCCAGAGAGCGTTGCAGAGCATGCCTTCAGGGTGGCTTTTATAACCCTCTTTTTAGGGGACGAGCTAAAGAAGAGAGGAGTGGAAATAAACGTTGAGAAGGCACTGAAGATAGCCCTTCTTCACGACCTTGCCGAGGCGAGGATTACCGACCTGCCCCTTGAGGCACAAAAATATGTGGACAAAAAGAAAGCCGAGAGAAAGGCCATGATGGACATCCTCGGCGTTGAAAGGGTTGAGTACTTCAAGCTCTTCCAAGAGTACGAAGAGGAGACAAGCCCGGAAGGAAGGCTCGTCAAGTTTGCAGACAAGCTTGAAATGGTTCTCCAGGCGTGGGAATACAAAAAAGCCGGGTCAAAAGGTCTGGATGAGTTTTGGGGAGCTTTGAAGTATTTGAAGAGGAGTGAATTCTACCCGTATTTTAAGGAGCTTGTTGATGAGCTGGAAAAGCTGAGGTGA
- a CDS encoding heparan-alpha-glucosaminide N-acetyltransferase, whose protein sequence is MFGSEIYSKRFWEVDFVRGIALIMMLISNFVTDLQFFLGYSEHRLFWKLFAYATASLFVSISGLSLWISHARGNKTPKKYLLRFAKLFGLGLLITLTTYLLLEKGTIYFGVLHFLGIASLLVIPFYSLGWKNIFPAVLFLLGGQVVKNVHADTLLLLPLGITPHEFFTLDYFPIFPWFGVFLLGTAVGALIYPNGRRKLKINTPKNPILEFVCFMGRNTLKIYLIHQPVFVGLLMLLYGGLPNLGV, encoded by the coding sequence ATGTTCGGCAGTGAAATTTATTCAAAGCGCTTTTGGGAGGTTGACTTTGTCCGGGGAATAGCGTTAATCATGATGTTAATATCCAACTTTGTCACAGATCTGCAGTTCTTTCTGGGTTATTCAGAGCACAGGCTCTTCTGGAAGCTCTTTGCTTATGCAACCGCATCCCTCTTTGTCTCGATTTCAGGGCTCTCACTGTGGATAAGCCATGCAAGAGGAAATAAAACTCCCAAGAAGTATTTGTTGAGGTTTGCAAAGCTCTTTGGCCTTGGCTTGCTCATAACCCTTACTACCTATCTCCTGCTGGAGAAAGGGACAATCTATTTTGGAGTCCTACACTTCCTGGGCATAGCGAGTTTGCTCGTGATTCCCTTCTATTCTCTTGGATGGAAAAACATCTTTCCCGCAGTTCTCTTTCTTTTGGGAGGCCAGGTTGTAAAGAACGTTCACGCCGACACTTTGCTCCTTCTTCCCCTAGGGATTACTCCTCACGAGTTCTTTACTCTGGATTACTTCCCAATATTTCCGTGGTTTGGAGTTTTCCTTTTGGGAACGGCAGTGGGCGCGTTGATTTATCCCAATGGAAGAAGAAAGCTCAAGATAAATACTCCAAAAAATCCCATCCTTGAGTTCGTCTGCTTCATGGGGAGGAACACCCTAAAGATCTATCTCATCCACCAGCCGGTTTTTGTAGGGCTTCTTATGCTCCTCTACGGCGGTTTGCCCAACTTAGGGGTGTGA
- a CDS encoding secondary thiamine-phosphate synthase enzyme YjbQ, whose translation MLFEIEIPTREEFELIDVTPIIEEKVRESGTKDGIAVIFTRHTTTALLINENESGLLEDVKEFFESFIPKGKGYRHDRIDSNAHSHLRSIILNPSLTIPIKDGRLLLGTWQSVIFAELDGPRRRKLFVKICEC comes from the coding sequence ATGCTCTTTGAGATTGAGATTCCAACAAGGGAGGAGTTTGAGCTTATTGACGTAACGCCCATCATAGAGGAAAAGGTAAGAGAGTCAGGGACAAAAGATGGAATAGCCGTAATTTTTACAAGGCACACAACGACAGCCCTACTTATAAACGAGAACGAGAGCGGCCTGCTCGAAGACGTCAAAGAGTTCTTTGAAAGTTTTATTCCCAAGGGGAAGGGTTACAGACACGATAGAATAGACAGCAACGCCCATTCCCATCTGAGGAGTATTATCTTAAATCCAAGCCTTACGATCCCAATAAAAGACGGAAGACTCCTGCTTGGAACATGGCAGAGCGTGATCTTTGCCGAGCTGGACGGACCGAGAAGGAGAAAACTCTTTGTGAAAATATGCGAGTGCTGA
- a CDS encoding NfeD family protein, producing the protein MKDYVKNILKIISILADEIVVGAFLFFILPRAGINVPLKPALAVIGFLIFKDVIAVKFLWEVFEKRVEVGPEALIGKEAIVVEDLNPKGVVKVGNELWIAECINGEAKKGEKVRIVEVRGTKLLVERQE; encoded by the coding sequence ATGAAGGACTACGTTAAAAACATCCTCAAAATCATAAGCATACTCGCAGACGAGATAGTTGTTGGAGCATTTCTCTTCTTTATTTTGCCGAGAGCTGGCATAAACGTGCCTTTAAAGCCCGCTCTTGCTGTAATAGGTTTTCTTATCTTCAAAGACGTCATTGCCGTCAAGTTCCTCTGGGAGGTTTTTGAGAAAAGGGTGGAAGTTGGGCCAGAAGCACTGATTGGAAAAGAAGCTATCGTGGTTGAAGATTTAAACCCAAAAGGCGTCGTAAAAGTGGGAAACGAACTGTGGATAGCTGAATGCATAAACGGGGAGGCAAAAAAGGGTGAAAAGGTAAGAATCGTGGAGGTTAGGGGCACTAAGCTGCTCGTGGAACGCCAAGAGTAG
- the thrC gene encoding threonine synthase has protein sequence MGTRVNIGEGVITMFETVLKCTHCGKEYSLASGIYKCEKCGSPLDVKYDYSAIREIIEDNDAWFREAPRLWKYWMFYPVSNLRKIVSLNEGGTRLYRMKNLEEKLGFGKLYVKNEGENPTGAFKDRGSSVEITKALEFHARKVVVASTGNMAASVSAYGSKAGLEVTIVVPEGTPVGKLVQAVVYGAKIKIHGSTYDEALAESERMAKEEDYYLTGNYHYRVEGQKSTGFEIFDQFRFDAPDWIVVPIGAGTHLRAIWKAAKEFYEVGLIEKLPKIAGVQIEGYDAIVRAWKEKKPIEPIKAKQPTVASAIAVKAPVDGENVLRAIDESGGYLGTVTNEEALNAGLMLGKEGLFVEPSSATALALAKNMREEGIIDKDESVVVVATGHGLKDIKTWESFISL, from the coding sequence ATGGGAACTAGGGTAAATATAGGCGAGGGAGTGATTACGATGTTTGAAACTGTGTTAAAATGTACACACTGTGGCAAAGAATACTCCTTGGCAAGCGGAATTTACAAATGTGAAAAATGCGGATCTCCTTTGGATGTGAAATACGATTACAGCGCAATAAGAGAAATTATAGAAGATAACGATGCATGGTTTAGGGAAGCGCCAAGACTGTGGAAGTACTGGATGTTCTACCCTGTTTCAAACCTCAGAAAGATTGTTAGCCTTAACGAGGGCGGTACGAGACTTTACAGAATGAAAAACCTTGAGGAGAAGCTGGGTTTTGGGAAGCTCTACGTCAAAAATGAAGGAGAAAACCCAACAGGAGCTTTCAAGGACAGGGGTTCGAGTGTGGAGATAACAAAGGCCCTCGAATTCCACGCAAGAAAAGTTGTTGTGGCTTCAACAGGGAACATGGCAGCCAGTGTTTCCGCTTATGGTTCCAAGGCAGGCCTTGAAGTAACAATAGTGGTTCCAGAAGGAACTCCCGTTGGAAAGCTCGTCCAAGCGGTTGTTTACGGGGCGAAGATAAAAATCCATGGAAGCACGTATGATGAAGCTTTAGCAGAAAGTGAAAGAATGGCAAAGGAAGAAGATTATTACCTTACAGGGAACTACCACTATAGGGTAGAAGGTCAAAAGAGCACAGGCTTTGAAATCTTCGATCAGTTCAGGTTTGACGCTCCCGACTGGATTGTTGTGCCAATTGGTGCCGGGACTCACTTAAGGGCCATCTGGAAGGCTGCAAAGGAGTTCTACGAAGTTGGGCTTATTGAAAAGTTGCCAAAGATTGCCGGAGTTCAAATTGAGGGCTACGATGCAATAGTTAGGGCTTGGAAAGAGAAGAAGCCAATTGAGCCAATAAAGGCAAAACAGCCGACAGTTGCCTCTGCCATAGCAGTTAAAGCTCCGGTGGATGGAGAGAACGTTTTGAGGGCTATTGACGAGAGCGGAGGCTACCTTGGCACGGTAACAAATGAGGAAGCTCTGAACGCAGGCTTAATGCTCGGAAAAGAGGGCCTCTTCGTGGAGCCTTCCTCAGCAACAGCCCTTGCCCTTGCCAAAAACATGAGAGAAGAGGGGATAATAGATAAAGACGAAAGTGTCGTTGTGGTTGCAACAGGGCATGGTTTGAAGGACATAAAAACATGGGAAAGCTTTATTAGCCTTTAA
- a CDS encoding class I SAM-dependent methyltransferase, producing MSLEELYRYLYWRMDPEDERAVLRFWRIVEVFEKLKNKGLIPDKPRILDICAGTGIAGVAMAKATGAKALTVLDAREEDLKKVEKWVEIADLDLKPRIVVGDAKEVAKLVGEHDVALLWGLTMPHFDAFDAVKLFRNVALTLSNDGVFLLEELDRVYGVFYQTGYKDMLIETKTDEYTLLSVHEGYDQIRGVFKRTYYKLPGFEKVSEQEHRLWDLASQLALGSVFFKEHRLISRTEHGVNGVSHIIYLKGPRRKIAEELGDEDAL from the coding sequence ATGAGCCTTGAAGAACTTTACCGCTACCTCTACTGGCGGATGGATCCCGAAGATGAAAGAGCGGTGCTGAGATTTTGGCGAATCGTGGAGGTGTTTGAAAAGCTCAAAAACAAAGGACTGATCCCCGATAAGCCAAGGATTCTCGATATTTGCGCGGGAACGGGTATAGCAGGAGTTGCCATGGCAAAGGCAACAGGTGCAAAAGCACTTACCGTTCTTGATGCGAGAGAAGAAGACCTCAAAAAGGTTGAAAAGTGGGTCGAAATTGCAGATTTAGACTTAAAGCCAAGGATAGTCGTTGGAGACGCAAAAGAGGTGGCAAAGCTCGTTGGCGAGCATGATGTGGCTCTCCTCTGGGGCTTAACAATGCCCCACTTTGATGCCTTTGATGCGGTGAAACTGTTCAGAAACGTTGCTTTAACCTTAAGCAACGATGGAGTCTTTCTCCTTGAAGAGCTGGACAGAGTTTATGGCGTATTCTACCAGACGGGATACAAGGATATGCTTATTGAGACCAAAACAGATGAGTACACCCTTCTCTCAGTCCACGAAGGTTATGATCAAATTAGAGGCGTCTTTAAAAGAACATACTACAAACTGCCCGGCTTTGAAAAAGTTAGTGAACAGGAGCACAGACTTTGGGATTTGGCTTCTCAACTCGCCCTTGGAAGCGTGTTCTTTAAAGAACATCGTTTAATCTCAAGAACGGAGCACGGCGTAAATGGAGTCTCCCATATCATCTACCTAAAGGGACCAAGAAGAAAGATAGCAGAGGAGTTGGGTGATGAAGATGCTCTTTGA
- a CDS encoding Era-like GTP-binding protein has protein sequence MIKVAIIGAENVGKSTLMNALLGRKISETQPIPGTTKGVIKRAFGTVKIPKTMKNPFGGADELVLIDTAGLYDPQHELRGKVLSEEKFKELFNEILSADVVIHMIDAQYGLHRGMEKLHNILKFRYDKPIIVVINKIDLVPREKAEELREIIKKRLEQEPVLLSLVTYEGFNELLEKLAHYAQYARKS, from the coding sequence ATGATAAAGGTTGCGATTATCGGTGCTGAAAACGTTGGTAAATCCACGCTCATGAATGCCCTCTTGGGGAGAAAAATATCTGAAACACAGCCTATCCCGGGTACCACAAAAGGGGTCATCAAGAGGGCTTTTGGAACCGTTAAGATTCCCAAAACAATGAAGAACCCATTTGGGGGCGCTGACGAGCTGGTCTTAATTGATACTGCCGGACTGTATGATCCGCAGCACGAGCTTAGGGGGAAGGTTTTGAGTGAGGAGAAATTCAAGGAGCTCTTTAATGAAATTCTCTCGGCAGATGTAGTTATTCACATGATCGATGCTCAATATGGCCTCCACAGGGGGATGGAAAAACTCCACAATATCCTCAAATTCAGGTATGATAAGCCGATAATAGTGGTTATTAATAAAATAGACCTCGTGCCGAGGGAAAAAGCTGAAGAACTTAGAGAAATTATCAAGAAAAGACTTGAGCAAGAACCGGTACTGCTGTCACTGGTCACATATGAGGGGTTCAACGAACTTTTGGAAAAACTGGCACATTATGCTCAGTATGCCAGGAAGTCTTGA
- a CDS encoding TRM11 family SAM-dependent methyltransferase has translation MYALIYGKNPKLSEAEFWAFVKRFGLKVSVVESSKDWVVFESDKSIERLFHKLGGSLKLVKIVGEGEEAIRDLEYAKLFTVSLYGKDDWKLWRKLGSAIKKNFKSQGPSKFFKPAKVYAMPSELILKGFPEVKDFVFMYGKKLYVGETVAITDPFELKKLDVERPVQRAIFSIPPRLARIMVNLSEVRQGNFLDPFCGIGTVVQEFLLQGLNAYGSDSNPKAIHGAKENLKWLKKEFNVKRTAHLEVCDARKLKRCFRVKFDAIVTEPYMGKPLKHHPTRGEAIKLANELDRFYYQVFDSFRDVLKRNARVVFVFPAYRLSDGRLYRKDRKWLEKLGFEVLGKYTDFEERHRVVRDIHVLRFKG, from the coding sequence ATGTATGCGCTCATCTACGGAAAAAATCCAAAGCTCAGTGAGGCCGAATTCTGGGCTTTTGTGAAGAGATTTGGGTTAAAAGTCAGTGTAGTTGAGAGCTCAAAAGACTGGGTAGTTTTTGAAAGTGATAAGAGTATAGAGCGGCTCTTCCACAAGCTTGGCGGTTCTTTGAAGCTGGTGAAAATTGTTGGAGAAGGAGAAGAAGCGATAAGAGACTTGGAGTATGCAAAGCTGTTCACTGTAAGCCTGTATGGAAAAGACGATTGGAAGCTCTGGAGGAAGCTTGGAAGTGCGATAAAGAAAAACTTCAAATCTCAAGGCCCGAGCAAATTTTTCAAGCCCGCGAAGGTCTATGCAATGCCTTCCGAGCTTATCTTGAAGGGATTTCCCGAGGTTAAGGATTTTGTCTTCATGTATGGGAAGAAGCTATACGTGGGAGAAACAGTGGCCATAACTGACCCATTTGAGCTCAAGAAACTTGATGTTGAGAGACCTGTGCAAAGAGCGATCTTCTCAATTCCCCCGCGTTTAGCGAGAATAATGGTGAATCTAAGCGAGGTCAGGCAGGGCAATTTCCTTGACCCCTTCTGCGGGATAGGGACGGTAGTGCAGGAGTTTTTGCTTCAGGGATTAAACGCCTACGGAAGTGACTCAAATCCAAAAGCCATTCATGGAGCTAAAGAAAACCTGAAATGGCTGAAGAAGGAGTTTAACGTAAAGAGAACGGCCCATCTTGAGGTCTGTGATGCGAGAAAGCTCAAGAGGTGCTTTAGAGTTAAGTTTGACGCTATTGTTACTGAGCCATACATGGGCAAGCCCTTAAAACACCACCCCACAAGAGGAGAAGCAATAAAGCTTGCTAACGAGCTTGATAGATTTTATTACCAGGTCTTTGACAGCTTTAGAGATGTTTTGAAGAGAAATGCTAGAGTCGTGTTTGTTTTTCCAGCTTACAGGCTCAGCGATGGGAGGCTCTATCGCAAGGACAGGAAGTGGCTCGAAAAGCTCGGCTTTGAAGTTTTGGGGAAGTACACGGACTTTGAGGAGCGGCACCGGGTTGTGAGGGACATCCATGTTCTGAGGTTTAAGGGTTAA
- a CDS encoding SPL family radical SAM protein: MRIIKTKAKSIYTKSGIPGVGWVINQYVGCQFGCKYCYAKFICKWKPYGEWGTWVEVKTNASELARKRVYGEVFMSSISDPYQPVEKELKLTRRTLEMMNKRNKLSILTKSPLVVRDIDLFKLFNEIEVGLTINSFEGKEKQLIEPFTPSQKLRIDALKTLREEGVKNYAFISPIIPGITDVEEIIRETRGFADSYFFEVLNLKAAGREFRELLRENFPESYEVMVDENKFWRFVKELIELIKRLNVRTEGIEVHRKGWEFIEVK, from the coding sequence ATGAGGATTATTAAAACCAAAGCAAAAAGCATCTACACAAAAAGTGGAATTCCCGGGGTTGGTTGGGTTATAAACCAATACGTTGGCTGTCAGTTTGGGTGCAAATACTGCTACGCAAAGTTCATCTGCAAGTGGAAGCCCTATGGCGAGTGGGGAACATGGGTGGAGGTAAAGACCAACGCCTCTGAGCTTGCGAGGAAGAGGGTTTACGGAGAGGTCTTCATGTCGAGCATCTCCGATCCTTATCAGCCCGTAGAGAAGGAGCTCAAGCTAACGAGAAGAACCCTTGAGATGATGAACAAGAGAAACAAGCTCAGCATTCTAACCAAATCACCGCTTGTGGTTAGAGACATCGACCTTTTCAAGCTCTTCAACGAAATCGAGGTTGGATTGACAATAAACAGCTTCGAGGGGAAGGAAAAGCAGCTCATAGAGCCCTTTACCCCTTCACAGAAGCTTAGGATAGACGCGCTAAAGACACTTAGAGAGGAGGGAGTGAAAAACTACGCCTTCATAAGCCCGATTATCCCGGGCATCACTGACGTGGAGGAGATAATAAGGGAAACAAGGGGCTTCGCTGATTCTTACTTTTTCGAAGTGCTCAACCTGAAAGCTGCTGGTAGGGAGTTTCGGGAATTGCTAAGGGAAAATTTCCCCGAAAGCTACGAAGTTATGGTTGACGAGAATAAGTTCTGGCGCTTCGTTAAAGAGCTCATAGAGCTCATAAAACGGCTTAACGTAAGAACAGAAGGAATTGAAGTCCACAGGAAAGGCTGGGAGTTCATAGAGGTGAAGTAA
- a CDS encoding IS982 family transposase (programmed frameshift), translated as MVVMNFQQEILIIKSEIYPIISKHYPKNTHREIISLYDLITFAILAHLHFNGVYKHAYRVLIEEMKLFPKIRYNKLTERLNRHEKLLLLAQEELFKKHAREYVRILDSKPIQTKELARKNRKDKEGSSEVISEKPAVGFVPSKKKFYYGYKLTCYSDGNLLALLSVDPANKHDVSVVREKFWVIVEEFSGCFLFLDKGYVSRELEEEFLRFGVVYTPVKRGNQISNLEEKKFYKYLSDFRRRIETLFSKFSEFLLRPSRSVSLRGLAVRILGAILAVNLDRLYNFTGGGN; from the exons GTGGTTGTTATGAACTTTCAGCAGGAAATCCTGATCATAAAATCCGAAATCTATCCGATAATCAGCAAACACTACCCGAAAAACACTCACAGGGAAATAATCAGCCTCTACGACCTAATAACCTTCGCAATACTAGCACACTTGCACTTTAACGGAGTTTACAAGCACGCTTACAGAGTCCTAATCGAAGAAATGAAACTGTTCCCCAAAATCAGGTACAACAAACTAACAGAACGCTTGAACAGGCACGAAAAACTCCTACTCCTAGCACAGGAAGAATTATTCAAAAAACACGCCAGAGAATACGTTAGAATACTGGACTCAAAGCCCATTCAGACCAAGGAGTTGGCCAGAAAAAACAGGAAGGATAAGGAGGGTTCTTCAGAAGTCATCTCTGAAAAGCCCGCAGTTGGGTTTGTTCCCTCTA AAAAAAAGTTTTACTATGGGTACAAGCTGACCTGTTACTCTGATGGAAATTTGCTGGCTTTACTGTCTGTTGATCCGGCGAATAAGCATGATGTGAGTGTTGTCCGGGAAAAGTTCTGGGTGATTGTTGAGGAGTTTTCCGGCTGTTTTCTGTTTTTGGATAAGGGGTATGTTAGCAGGGAACTCGAGGAGGAGTTTTTGAGGTTTGGCGTTGTTTACACGCCAGTAAAGCGGGGGAATCAGATTAGTAATCTGGAGGAGAAGAAGTTTTACAAGTACTTGTCTGACTTTCGCAGGAGGATTGAGACTTTGTTTTCGAAGTTTTCTGAGTTTCTTCTGAGGCCGAGCAGGAGTGTTAGTTTGAGGGGGTTAGCTGTCAGGATTTTAGGGGCGATTCTGGCCGTGAATCTGGACAGATTATACAACTTCACAGGTGGTGGGAACTAG